A genome region from Variovorax paradoxus includes the following:
- a CDS encoding fimbrial protein: MSRSQPSRAMEIARLTLPIAALLLGAQAARAACHVTPGYVEKTVNMAMGRVVIPNDAAVGALIKSQLFPLSLAGSTNKPWTCSGGGLVKGVILQGAPVAGYNSVYTTNVPGVGIRLSRYFTSTEVSYYPHDRSTTADFGDFNADSRFQVELFKIAAVTGNGPLSQGTYTQYYSLADGRSVLTTNLLGEGITILTPSCSVDVGSRNISVEFGKVPQGNFKGRGSTTGDRKFNIKLNCKAGQNAQNTVYLRMDAAPDPSNEQGVLRITQAGTGTATGVGIQVVDMQSLPVKFGDNMRIGPSKDGDYVLSYTARYYQNADKVTPGRADGTATFTLDYK; encoded by the coding sequence ATGAGCCGAAGCCAGCCTTCCCGCGCGATGGAGATCGCGCGCCTCACCCTCCCCATCGCCGCGCTGCTGCTCGGCGCGCAGGCCGCACGGGCTGCGTGCCATGTGACGCCGGGATACGTCGAGAAGACTGTCAACATGGCAATGGGACGGGTCGTCATTCCGAACGATGCCGCGGTCGGCGCCCTGATCAAGAGCCAGCTCTTCCCGCTGTCACTGGCCGGCAGCACCAACAAGCCATGGACCTGCTCGGGCGGGGGCCTTGTGAAGGGCGTGATCCTGCAGGGCGCTCCTGTTGCCGGCTACAACAGCGTCTACACCACCAACGTGCCTGGCGTCGGTATCCGGCTGTCGCGCTATTTCACCTCGACCGAGGTCAGCTACTACCCGCACGACCGCTCGACCACCGCCGACTTCGGCGACTTCAATGCGGACTCGCGATTCCAGGTGGAGCTGTTCAAGATCGCGGCCGTGACAGGCAACGGTCCGCTGTCGCAGGGCACCTACACGCAGTACTACAGCCTGGCAGACGGCAGGTCGGTGCTCACGACGAACCTGCTGGGCGAGGGCATCACCATCCTCACGCCTTCTTGCTCGGTGGACGTGGGCTCGCGCAACATATCGGTGGAATTCGGCAAGGTGCCGCAGGGCAACTTCAAAGGCAGGGGCTCGACCACGGGCGACCGCAAGTTCAACATCAAGCTCAACTGCAAGGCCGGACAGAACGCGCAGAACACCGTCTATCTGCGCATGGATGCCGCGCCGGACCCGTCGAACGAGCAGGGAGTGCTGAGGATCACGCAGGCCGGCACCGGCACTGCGACCGGCGTCGGCATCCAGGTGGTGGACATGCAGAGCCTGCCGGTCAAGTTCGGAGACAACATGCGCATCGGGCCGTCGAAGGACGGCGACTACGTGCTGTCTTACACCGCGCGGTACTACCAGAATGCCGACAAGGTGACACCGGGGCGCGCGGATGGCACCGCCACCTTCACGCTCGACTACAAGTAG